The Mycolicibacterium boenickei genome has a segment encoding these proteins:
- a CDS encoding ArnT family glycosyltransferase — MKITVYFALLVVYLAVGYWLQVGHDFIMGDTLSRVVATQSVLFSRDPHLAALGFIFTPVSAMVQIPAVLLSPWWPDIAVRAFAGTIMSSLFMAGAAVQILSMGTDRGLPRAYSVTITLLFALNPMIVFYGSNGMSEAPFIFFMSWAVRRLILWMADDDVHHLITAGGIAMGLAYLTRYDALASVGSAGLLVGITTYLRAKPPPRMRRAVLDMLIVSGPGVLAFFGWAAAGWLITGEAFAQFTSQYGNTAILEQSGQTAPNFGNGVEFAMVCIMLLAPTMLPLALWVAMQRWARPHWQVLVVPLTMFGAVLAFQTYSYATGSTFPFLRFFIIAIPMTACLAMLAVPDGVLREPTRRGRYAPPAPTETPQRGSTARYVAVAATVALGIPLTLFGMAQPKYAPQEYGLGAILNPDPYNVTDRKSIEHRIARTFGTERKIAQYLETLNLPDSSVITDTVYGFGILAASSRPRVFVIPSDPDFTELLNDPPANGIRYLLAVPRTGRGTSDALNVRYPTLYDTGAEVATLELEIPNDGDGQPDWRLYRVNEPVGRG; from the coding sequence ATGAAGATCACGGTCTATTTCGCGTTGCTGGTCGTCTACCTCGCGGTCGGTTACTGGCTGCAGGTCGGCCACGACTTCATCATGGGCGACACCCTGTCTCGCGTGGTGGCCACTCAATCCGTGTTGTTCAGCCGCGATCCGCACCTGGCGGCCTTGGGGTTCATCTTCACCCCGGTGTCCGCCATGGTGCAGATTCCCGCAGTCCTGCTGAGCCCGTGGTGGCCCGACATCGCGGTCCGGGCCTTCGCGGGGACGATCATGTCGTCGTTGTTCATGGCCGGCGCCGCCGTGCAGATCCTGAGCATGGGCACCGATCGCGGTCTGCCACGGGCATATTCGGTGACCATCACGCTGCTGTTCGCCCTCAACCCGATGATCGTCTTCTACGGCTCCAACGGGATGAGTGAGGCGCCGTTCATCTTCTTCATGTCGTGGGCGGTGCGTCGGCTCATATTGTGGATGGCCGATGACGATGTGCACCATCTCATCACCGCCGGCGGCATCGCGATGGGGCTGGCCTACCTCACCCGCTACGACGCGCTCGCCTCGGTCGGTTCCGCCGGGTTGCTCGTGGGGATCACCACGTACCTGCGCGCCAAGCCGCCGCCCAGGATGCGGCGGGCCGTCTTGGACATGCTGATCGTGAGCGGCCCGGGTGTCCTGGCGTTCTTCGGGTGGGCAGCCGCGGGCTGGTTGATCACCGGTGAGGCGTTCGCGCAATTCACTTCGCAGTACGGCAACACCGCCATCCTCGAGCAGTCCGGGCAGACGGCGCCCAACTTCGGTAACGGCGTCGAGTTCGCCATGGTCTGCATCATGCTGCTGGCTCCGACCATGCTGCCGCTGGCGTTGTGGGTTGCGATGCAACGCTGGGCGCGCCCGCACTGGCAGGTGCTCGTCGTGCCGCTGACGATGTTCGGTGCTGTGCTGGCATTCCAGACCTACAGCTACGCAACCGGTTCGACGTTCCCATTCCTGCGGTTCTTCATCATCGCCATTCCGATGACGGCCTGCCTGGCGATGCTCGCGGTGCCGGACGGTGTGCTCAGAGAGCCGACCCGACGCGGTAGGTATGCGCCACCGGCGCCGACTGAGACACCGCAGCGCGGTTCCACGGCGCGGTACGTCGCCGTCGCCGCAACGGTTGCCCTGGGCATTCCGCTGACGTTGTTCGGCATGGCGCAACCCAAATATGCGCCACAGGAATACGGGCTCGGCGCGATACTGAACCCCGACCCGTACAACGTCACCGATCGCAAGTCCATCGAGCACCGGATCGCCAGGACGTTCGGCACCGAGCGCAAGATCGCCCAGTACCTGGAGACCCTGAATCTGCCGGACAGCTCGGTGATCACCGACACCGTCTACGGTTTCGGTATCCTGGCCGCGTCGAGCAGGCCGCGGGTCTTCGTGATCCCGTCAGACCCGGATTTCACCGAGCTGCTCAACGATCCGCCCGCCAACGGGATCCGGTATCTGCTCGCGGTGCCGCGGACCGGCCGGGGCACTTCCGATGCACTCAACGTTCGCTACCCGACGCTGTACGACACCGGGGCCGAGGTCGCGACGCTGGAGTTGGAGATCCCCAATGACGGTGATGGCCAGCCGGATTGGCGGCTCTACCGGGTGAACGAGCCAGTCGGCCGGGGATGA
- a CDS encoding FAD-dependent oxidoreductase: protein MTASGTHYDVIVIGSGFGGSVAAMRAAEKGYRVAVMESGKRWPDASIAKTSWNVRKFLWQPEFEMFGVQRIELLDDVLILSGAGVGGGSHVYANTLYVPPRRFFDAQEWAGITDWADELAPYIDQARRMLGVVRVPYMPTDVDRYMWQVADEMGIGHTFNRAPVGVYFGTPDEEVEDPYFGGAGPRRRGCVNCGDCMIGCGRNAKNKLTVNYLYLAEKLGTEVHELHEVYEVERLEGGGFEVLTRHPGWAHRAARAQRRRYTADQVIVAAHAYGTAKLLLHMQHAGKLRGMSNQLGERARTNSEQLLSVNRSYPEWKEDPEKIHITPGAVSITSGVWPDEMTSIEPVYYGVGSNLMAFMLSYHQRGDQKHPTLNLLKELVTHPGNVLRGSDPRHWSERMAVLLCMQADDTSLELYWKNGMLRSRKSSVKSPPVHIPVVEQFADRLAETMGSQQYAMLFESINRTASAHFIGGMPIGDTAEEGAVDPYHRVFGQPGLHILDGSVMPSNPGVNPSLTITAMAERAMSFWPNKGDQDGRPPLGSGYQRLTATMPHRPVVPAGAPGELRLDARHQDVIPDYPY, encoded by the coding sequence ATGACCGCCTCAGGTACCCATTACGACGTCATCGTCATCGGCTCTGGATTCGGCGGAAGTGTCGCCGCGATGCGGGCCGCCGAGAAGGGTTATCGCGTTGCCGTGATGGAATCCGGCAAACGCTGGCCCGATGCCTCGATCGCGAAGACAAGCTGGAATGTCCGGAAGTTCCTGTGGCAGCCAGAGTTCGAGATGTTCGGAGTACAGCGCATCGAACTCCTCGATGATGTGCTGATTCTGTCCGGCGCCGGTGTCGGTGGTGGCTCGCACGTGTATGCGAACACGCTGTATGTGCCGCCGCGGAGGTTCTTCGATGCGCAGGAATGGGCCGGGATCACCGATTGGGCCGACGAACTCGCGCCCTACATCGACCAGGCCCGGCGCATGTTGGGTGTGGTCCGGGTGCCGTACATGCCGACCGATGTTGACCGCTACATGTGGCAGGTCGCCGATGAGATGGGTATCGGGCACACGTTCAACCGGGCGCCGGTGGGTGTGTATTTCGGCACCCCTGACGAGGAAGTCGAGGACCCCTACTTCGGCGGGGCCGGGCCTCGTCGTCGTGGCTGCGTCAACTGTGGCGACTGCATGATCGGCTGCGGGCGCAACGCCAAGAACAAGCTGACGGTCAACTATCTGTATCTCGCCGAAAAGCTCGGTACCGAGGTTCACGAACTACACGAGGTGTACGAGGTCGAGAGGCTGGAGGGCGGCGGGTTCGAAGTGCTGACCCGCCATCCGGGCTGGGCACATCGGGCGGCCCGCGCGCAGCGCCGACGCTACACCGCCGACCAGGTGATCGTGGCGGCACACGCGTACGGGACGGCAAAGCTGCTGCTGCACATGCAGCATGCCGGCAAACTGCGCGGGATGTCGAACCAGCTCGGTGAGCGGGCCCGCACCAATTCGGAGCAATTGCTGAGCGTGAATCGCTCGTACCCCGAGTGGAAGGAGGATCCCGAGAAGATCCACATCACCCCCGGTGCGGTGTCGATCACGTCCGGTGTCTGGCCCGACGAGATGACCAGCATCGAACCGGTCTACTACGGCGTCGGCAGCAACCTGATGGCGTTCATGTTGAGCTACCACCAGCGCGGCGACCAGAAGCATCCGACGCTGAACCTGCTGAAGGAACTCGTCACCCATCCGGGCAACGTGTTGCGTGGCAGCGATCCCCGACATTGGTCGGAGCGCATGGCCGTCCTGCTGTGCATGCAGGCCGACGACACGTCGCTCGAGTTGTATTGGAAGAACGGCATGTTGCGCAGTCGCAAGAGCAGCGTGAAGTCACCGCCGGTACACATCCCCGTGGTCGAGCAGTTCGCCGACCGGCTCGCCGAGACGATGGGGTCACAGCAGTACGCGATGCTGTTCGAATCGATCAACCGCACCGCCTCGGCGCATTTCATCGGCGGCATGCCGATCGGCGACACCGCCGAGGAAGGTGCCGTCGACCCCTATCACCGGGTGTTCGGTCAACCCGGCCTGCACATCTTGGACGGCAGCGTGATGCCGTCCAATCCCGGCGTCAATCCGTCGCTGACGATCACCGCGATGGCCGAACGTGCAATGTCGTTCTGGCCCAACAAGGGTGACCAGGACGGTCGGCCTCCACTCGGATCCGGTTACCAACGGCTGACCGCGACCATGCCGCACCGGCCGGTCGTCCCCGCCGGCGCACCCGGGGAGCTTCGACTGGACGCCCGGCACCAGGACGTCATTCCCGATTACCCGTACTGA
- a CDS encoding glycosyl hydrolase family 28-related protein — translation MAVIDVTSHGATGDGTTDDHAAVMAAIRQAAEAGGGTVFFPAGEYALSGSIGNGADGFSHVWLLGDGERAARLRVTTNVTPISGCWTESRIENLKIDTDFQGSPALDVDLDKSYVKHCWMVGWTDYGMRLNANTEGLLNWVDDNFIEQSTGYGIYTTYRFFDSWIVNNNIGSTGPNLSIEAGPVRILANHLDGAPQHNIELRGNKQLTIIGNICEGARREAIVFTMPPWLESDDEQVAIVGNNITNGGKGAPNQYPAIGIYSVDADRRTKGFNITGNFIANTDDGAGWSYAVDAQYVDDIAISGNQWDNNGYSIAPVRAEGRNVGIAGNTSGNPVSPVHRTVATLSGGDTFEDSPGAEYVYLVPPGVSAVTLPTAARNTCRYTVKNVSGAAVTLSAARDQEIDGKSDFTVADRAAVDVISDGANWWAL, via the coding sequence ATGGCTGTGATCGATGTGACGTCGCACGGTGCCACCGGGGATGGGACGACCGACGACCATGCGGCTGTGATGGCCGCGATCCGGCAGGCTGCCGAGGCCGGTGGCGGCACCGTGTTCTTCCCCGCCGGTGAATACGCGCTGTCGGGTTCGATCGGGAACGGCGCGGACGGGTTCTCCCACGTCTGGCTGCTCGGTGACGGTGAGCGTGCCGCGCGCCTGCGGGTCACCACGAACGTCACGCCGATCAGTGGATGCTGGACCGAAAGCCGGATCGAGAATCTGAAGATAGATACCGACTTTCAGGGCTCGCCGGCACTGGACGTCGACCTGGACAAGAGCTACGTCAAGCACTGCTGGATGGTCGGGTGGACCGATTACGGCATGCGGCTCAACGCCAACACCGAGGGCCTGCTGAATTGGGTCGATGACAATTTCATCGAGCAGAGCACGGGCTACGGCATTTACACCACATACCGGTTCTTCGACTCGTGGATCGTGAACAACAACATCGGATCGACGGGGCCCAACCTGTCGATCGAGGCCGGGCCGGTGCGCATCCTGGCCAACCACCTCGACGGGGCGCCGCAGCACAACATCGAGCTACGCGGGAACAAGCAACTGACGATCATCGGCAACATCTGTGAAGGCGCGCGCCGGGAGGCCATCGTTTTCACGATGCCGCCGTGGCTGGAGTCCGATGACGAGCAGGTGGCGATCGTCGGCAACAACATCACGAACGGCGGCAAGGGCGCGCCGAACCAGTATCCCGCGATCGGCATCTATTCGGTTGACGCCGACCGCCGGACCAAAGGGTTCAACATCACGGGCAACTTCATCGCCAACACCGACGACGGGGCGGGCTGGAGCTACGCGGTGGACGCGCAGTATGTCGACGACATCGCGATCTCCGGAAACCAGTGGGACAACAACGGATACAGCATCGCCCCGGTGCGGGCCGAAGGTCGTAACGTCGGGATTGCGGGCAATACATCGGGCAATCCGGTGTCGCCGGTGCACCGCACGGTCGCGACGTTGTCCGGGGGTGACACGTTCGAGGATTCGCCCGGAGCCGAGTACGTCTACCTGGTCCCGCCGGGGGTTTCGGCCGTCACGCTGCCCACTGCCGCGCGAAACACCTGCCGGTACACCGTCAAGAACGTCTCCGGCGCAGCCGTGACACTGAGTGCCGCACGGGATCAGGAGATCGACGGGAAGAGCGATTTCACCGTTGCGGATCGTGCGGCTGTCGATGTGATCTCCGACGGGGCGAATTGGTGGGCCCTGTGA
- a CDS encoding lipase family protein, whose translation MVRVVVALLFALAVLTACGGSSDRAATERPDDAGHVLSEAPLENLVPDLREASSSAKTITYASRNGVNDAVSHVTGTVFVPKGNPPKDGFPVVALGHRTAGTAADCAPSLSPDLRGEASTVVALLKAGYVVTVPDYQGLGKPSAPDEYDFHPYLDSTTAGYNMIDAVRAARTMVPDTSTSWAALGAREGGQAAWAANELIDNYGYDLNLVATASLAPTANIDDLADAAMAGTLNTDQKLAYIAYLAALKDQYYYDFELDDYRRGAAQENWDALLGCGDGAQRIALADKLSADDLRPADPEALATLRGYLQKTNLPQGPTAAPMYIIYAGRDSVIPAASTERALTEACKMGDGIQIAFWPDATREAVEPVAALGWLNDRMKSIPAANDCQAFLAAHPR comes from the coding sequence ATGGTTCGAGTCGTCGTCGCGCTCTTATTCGCTCTCGCCGTCCTCACCGCGTGCGGTGGATCGTCGGACCGGGCCGCGACCGAACGTCCCGACGACGCCGGCCACGTTCTCTCCGAAGCGCCGCTGGAGAATCTGGTCCCGGACCTGCGCGAGGCCAGCTCGTCGGCCAAGACCATCACGTACGCCTCCCGCAACGGAGTCAACGACGCGGTCTCGCACGTGACCGGGACGGTGTTCGTGCCCAAGGGCAATCCGCCCAAAGACGGATTCCCGGTGGTCGCGCTGGGGCACCGAACGGCGGGGACGGCCGCTGACTGCGCACCGTCCCTGTCGCCCGACCTGCGCGGCGAAGCGAGCACCGTGGTGGCGCTGCTGAAGGCCGGGTACGTCGTGACCGTGCCCGACTATCAGGGGCTCGGAAAGCCCAGTGCACCCGACGAGTACGACTTCCACCCCTATCTGGACTCCACCACGGCCGGCTACAACATGATCGACGCCGTGCGGGCCGCCCGGACCATGGTGCCCGATACGTCGACATCCTGGGCGGCGCTGGGCGCCCGCGAGGGTGGCCAAGCCGCCTGGGCCGCAAACGAACTCATCGACAACTACGGTTACGACCTCAATCTGGTCGCCACCGCGTCACTGGCTCCGACGGCGAACATCGACGACCTCGCGGATGCCGCGATGGCCGGCACGCTGAACACCGACCAGAAACTGGCCTACATCGCCTACCTCGCCGCGCTGAAAGACCAGTACTACTACGACTTCGAACTCGACGACTATCGGCGTGGGGCGGCCCAGGAGAATTGGGATGCGCTGCTCGGCTGTGGGGATGGCGCACAACGAATCGCACTGGCGGACAAACTCAGCGCCGACGACCTCCGCCCGGCGGATCCCGAGGCGCTGGCGACCTTGCGGGGCTACCTCCAGAAAACGAACCTGCCGCAGGGACCCACCGCGGCGCCGATGTACATCATCTACGCCGGGAGGGACTCGGTCATCCCCGCTGCGTCGACGGAGCGGGCACTCACCGAAGCCTGCAAGATGGGCGACGGCATCCAGATCGCCTTCTGGCCCGACGCCACACGGGAAGCGGTGGAACCCGTCGCCGCGCTGGGCTGGCTCAACGATCGCATGAAATCCATTCCGGCGGCCAATGACTGCCAGGCATTCCTCGCAGCTCACCCACGCTGA
- a CDS encoding Rieske (2Fe-2S) protein: MTTPNAPTQRRLGRADELPDGAVNPYYLDDRKWRVSVARVAGKLYAFDDLCTHEACPLSAGMLTGTTILCQCHGCRYDIATGTVLKGPAVRPLATYEVTETDGMITISG, translated from the coding sequence ATGACGACACCGAATGCACCGACGCAGCGGCGCCTCGGGCGCGCCGACGAATTGCCGGATGGCGCCGTCAACCCGTATTACCTCGACGACCGCAAATGGCGGGTGTCGGTAGCGCGGGTCGCCGGGAAGCTCTACGCGTTCGACGATCTGTGCACGCACGAGGCATGTCCGTTGTCCGCCGGAATGCTGACCGGAACCACCATTCTGTGCCAGTGCCATGGGTGCCGCTATGACATCGCCACGGGGACGGTACTCAAGGGCCCCGCGGTCCGGCCGCTGGCCACATATGAGGTCACCGAAACCGACGGAATGATAACCATTTCCGGCTGA
- a CDS encoding alkyl/aryl-sulfatase: MDPNSKSYQADKPDELRAQLPRRRMLGGLAVAGVATTLVAACNDKSGGSTSGGAGGVSTDNSVKGATEATKAANQKLLDTLPFSDKSDFEDAKRGLLAKPDTLTIKDADGNIVWDLEEYKKYIGDDKPAPDTVNPSLWRNAQLNMQYGLFEVVPDRIYQVRNYDLSNLTLVRGDTGWILVDVMVSPETAKAALDLANQHLGARPIHAVVISHSHTDHYGGIRGVVNQADVDSGKVKVITPEGFVDHAVSENVIAGNAMSRRAVYMFGAQLPRNAQGGVNAGLGQTISNGVPTLIIPTDVITTTGTKMTVDGVDMEFQLTPGTEAPSEMNTFFPQFKALWMAENTVNTMHNLLTLRGAQVRDPLKWSQFLDETIRLYGPNTDVKFQSHHWPMWGNEKVIDYFKRVRDMYKYIHDQSVRMMNTGMIGSEIAEAISLPPELNNFWPDRGYYGTLKHNSRAVYQRYMGWYDGNPSDLDDLPPADAAKKYVEYMGGEGSILDKAKKDFDAGNYRWTAMVLKQVVFANPDNSDAKNLLADSYEQLGYQAESGPWRSVYLQGAYELRNGVPDVAATNSASPDTIKAMPPELLFDYLGVRLNGPKAAGKNITMNVNFKDLKKEYGLTVENAVLNYAPAPVPNANVTVTLDKATLDDIQLGNLKLQDAISQNKVTIDGNRASFDEFMGLLDTFPFWFNIVTP, translated from the coding sequence ATGGATCCCAATTCGAAGTCATATCAAGCAGATAAGCCTGACGAATTGCGGGCGCAGTTGCCGCGGCGAAGGATGTTGGGCGGCCTGGCGGTCGCCGGCGTCGCCACGACTCTCGTCGCCGCGTGTAACGACAAGAGCGGTGGCTCCACGTCCGGCGGTGCGGGAGGAGTCAGCACCGACAACAGTGTCAAGGGCGCCACCGAAGCGACCAAGGCGGCCAACCAGAAGCTGCTCGACACACTGCCGTTCAGCGACAAGAGCGATTTCGAGGACGCGAAGCGAGGTCTGCTCGCCAAACCCGACACCCTGACGATCAAGGACGCCGACGGCAATATCGTCTGGGATCTGGAGGAATACAAGAAATATATCGGCGACGACAAACCAGCGCCGGATACCGTCAATCCCAGCTTGTGGCGCAATGCCCAGCTGAACATGCAGTACGGCCTGTTCGAGGTCGTGCCCGACCGCATCTATCAGGTCCGCAACTACGACCTGTCCAACCTCACCCTGGTCAGGGGAGACACCGGTTGGATCCTCGTCGACGTGATGGTCTCGCCGGAAACCGCCAAAGCCGCGCTGGACCTGGCCAACCAACATTTGGGCGCCCGGCCGATCCATGCGGTGGTGATCAGTCACTCTCACACCGACCATTACGGCGGTATCCGTGGAGTCGTCAACCAGGCCGACGTCGACTCGGGCAAGGTCAAGGTCATCACACCGGAAGGTTTCGTCGACCACGCGGTGAGTGAGAACGTGATCGCGGGTAACGCCATGTCGCGCCGCGCGGTCTACATGTTTGGCGCACAGCTACCCCGCAACGCCCAGGGCGGCGTGAATGCAGGACTGGGGCAGACGATTTCGAATGGTGTGCCCACGCTGATCATTCCGACCGACGTCATCACGACCACCGGGACCAAGATGACGGTCGACGGGGTCGACATGGAGTTCCAGTTGACTCCCGGTACCGAGGCGCCGTCGGAGATGAACACCTTCTTCCCGCAGTTCAAAGCCCTGTGGATGGCCGAGAACACGGTCAACACAATGCACAATCTGCTGACCCTGCGCGGGGCGCAGGTGCGCGATCCGCTGAAGTGGTCCCAGTTCCTCGACGAGACGATCCGGTTGTACGGACCGAACACCGACGTGAAATTCCAGAGCCACCACTGGCCGATGTGGGGCAACGAGAAGGTCATCGACTATTTCAAGCGCGTGCGTGACATGTACAAGTACATCCACGACCAGTCGGTGCGGATGATGAACACCGGCATGATCGGGTCCGAAATCGCCGAAGCGATCTCGCTGCCGCCGGAGTTGAACAACTTCTGGCCCGACCGCGGCTACTACGGCACGCTGAAACACAACTCCCGTGCGGTGTATCAGCGGTACATGGGCTGGTATGACGGCAACCCGTCCGACCTCGACGACCTGCCGCCGGCGGATGCGGCCAAAAAGTACGTCGAGTACATGGGCGGAGAGGGGTCGATCCTGGACAAGGCAAAAAAGGATTTCGACGCCGGCAACTACCGCTGGACCGCGATGGTGCTCAAGCAGGTGGTGTTCGCCAACCCGGACAACTCCGATGCCAAGAATCTCCTTGCCGACAGCTACGAGCAACTCGGCTACCAGGCCGAGTCCGGGCCCTGGCGCTCGGTGTACCTGCAAGGTGCCTACGAGCTGCGCAACGGAGTGCCCGACGTGGCTGCGACAAACTCGGCGAGCCCCGACACCATCAAGGCCATGCCGCCCGAGTTGCTGTTCGACTACCTCGGGGTCCGGCTGAACGGGCCCAAGGCTGCGGGGAAGAACATCACGATGAACGTCAACTTCAAGGACCTGAAGAAAGAATATGGCCTGACGGTCGAGAATGCCGTGCTCAACTACGCGCCGGCACCGGTACCGAACGCCAATGTCACGGTCACCCTCGACAAGGCGACGCTCGACGACATCCAGCTCGGGAACCTCAAGCTGCAGGACGCGATCTCGCAGAACAAGGTCACGATTGACGGCAACCGGGCGTCGTTCGACGAGTTCATGGGCCTGCTCGACACCTTCCCGTTCTGGTTCAACATCGTCACTCCCTAG
- a CDS encoding alkyl/aryl-sulfatase produces the protein MATTLIAACNDESGGGSSGGGGGGAVKTDNSVKGASEATKEANKKVADALPFNDKSDFEDAKRGLLERPETLTIKDADGNVVWDLEEYKKYIAEDKPAPDTVNPSLWRNAQLCMEYGLFEVVPDKIYQVRGYDLSNITFIRGNTGWLVYDTLISPETAKAALDLVNQKLGPRPIVAVLHSHSHVDHYGGVRGIINQADVDSGKVKIIAPANFVEDAVSENVIAGNAMGRRAVYMYGALLPRNAEGGVNGGLGMTVSTGLPTLVLPTDTISASGQKMTVDGVDMEFQFTPGTEAPTEMNTYFPQFKAMWMAENTTNTMHNLLTLRGAQVRDARIWAKFLDDTINIYGPNIDVKFQSHHWPMWGKDKIIDYWKKQRDMYKYIHDQSVRLMNNGLIGSEIAEEIQMPPELNNFWPDRGYYGTLKHNSRAVYQRYMGWYDGNPADLDDLPPEPAGKKYVEYMGGESAVLEKAKRDFDNGEYRWTAMVLKHVVFANPNNADAKNLLADSFEQMGYQAESGPWRSVYLQGAYELRNGVPSAGGTDVASPDTINAMPPEMMFDYLAVRLNGQKAAGKNITLNVDFTDLNKQYGLRVENGVLNYTTAPIPNANANLKLTKDTMNQIQLGKLKLNDGIDQNKVTLDGNRQSVDDFVGMLDTFPFWFNIVTP, from the coding sequence GTGGCGACCACCCTGATCGCAGCGTGCAACGACGAGTCTGGCGGCGGATCGTCCGGCGGCGGCGGTGGGGGCGCAGTCAAGACCGACAACAGTGTCAAGGGCGCGAGCGAGGCCACCAAGGAAGCCAACAAGAAGGTCGCCGATGCCTTGCCGTTCAACGACAAGTCCGATTTCGAGGATGCCAAACGTGGGCTGCTGGAGCGACCGGAGACCCTGACGATCAAGGACGCCGACGGCAACGTGGTGTGGGACCTTGAGGAATACAAGAAGTACATCGCCGAGGACAAGCCGGCACCGGACACCGTCAACCCGAGCTTGTGGCGAAACGCCCAGCTGTGTATGGAATACGGGTTGTTCGAGGTGGTTCCGGACAAGATCTATCAGGTCCGCGGGTATGACCTGTCGAACATCACGTTCATCCGGGGCAATACCGGCTGGCTCGTGTACGACACCCTCATCTCGCCCGAAACCGCCAAGGCGGCACTGGATCTGGTCAATCAGAAGCTGGGTCCACGACCGATCGTCGCCGTGCTGCACAGCCACTCACATGTGGATCACTACGGCGGCGTGCGTGGCATCATCAACCAGGCCGACGTCGACTCGGGCAAGGTGAAAATCATCGCTCCGGCGAACTTCGTCGAAGACGCGGTCAGCGAGAACGTGATCGCGGGCAACGCCATGGGTCGGCGCGCGGTCTACATGTACGGCGCACTGTTGCCACGTAATGCCGAGGGTGGTGTCAACGGTGGCCTGGGTATGACGGTGTCCACTGGTCTGCCGACGCTGGTCCTGCCCACCGACACGATTTCGGCGTCGGGGCAGAAGATGACCGTCGACGGTGTCGACATGGAGTTCCAGTTCACCCCGGGCACGGAAGCGCCCACCGAGATGAACACCTACTTCCCGCAGTTCAAGGCCATGTGGATGGCGGAGAACACCACCAACACCATGCACAACCTGCTCACCCTGCGCGGTGCGCAGGTACGTGATGCGCGGATCTGGGCGAAGTTCCTCGACGACACGATCAACATCTACGGGCCGAACATCGACGTGAAGTTCCAGAGCCACCACTGGCCGATGTGGGGCAAGGACAAGATCATCGACTACTGGAAGAAACAGCGTGACATGTACAAGTACATTCACGACCAGTCGGTGCGCCTGATGAACAACGGCCTGATCGGTTCGGAGATCGCCGAAGAGATCCAGATGCCGCCGGAGTTGAACAACTTCTGGCCCGACCGTGGGTATTACGGCACGCTGAAGCACAATTCGCGGGCGGTGTATCAGCGCTACATGGGTTGGTATGACGGTAATCCGGCCGACCTGGATGACTTGCCGCCCGAGCCAGCGGGCAAGAAGTACGTCGAGTACATGGGTGGGGAGTCCGCGGTCCTGGAGAAGGCCAAGAGGGACTTCGACAACGGCGAATACCGGTGGACGGCCATGGTCCTCAAGCATGTGGTGTTCGCCAACCCGAACAATGCCGACGCCAAGAACCTTCTGGCAGACAGCTTTGAGCAGATGGGCTATCAGGCGGAATCCGGTCCGTGGCGGTCGGTGTATCTGCAGGGCGCCTACGAACTGCGCAACGGTGTGCCGAGCGCGGGCGGAACCGATGTCGCCAGCCCGGACACCATCAACGCCATGCCTCCGGAGATGATGTTCGATTATCTGGCCGTGCGACTCAATGGCCAGAAGGCCGCTGGTAAGAACATCACGTTGAACGTTGACTTCACCGATCTCAACAAGCAATACGGTCTGCGCGTCGAGAACGGTGTACTCAACTACACGACTGCGCCGATCCCGAACGCCAACGCGAATTTGAAGTTGACCAAAGACACGATGAACCAGATTCAGTTGGGCAAGCTCAAACTCAACGACGGCATCGACCAGAACAAGGTCACGCTCGACGGCAACCGACAATCGGTCGACGACTTCGTCGGCATGCTCGACACCTTCCCATTCTGGTTCAACATCGTCACCCCGTAG